One Methanobrevibacter sp. DNA segment encodes these proteins:
- the xseA gene encoding exodeoxyribonuclease VII large subunit, with protein sequence MEEEYYTVSQINAYINRKLKMDRNLKNIYIRGELSNYKDSFSGHSYFTLKDEKSQIDGVMFKGNKDRFLKFEPKDGMKVIIKGKIEVYEKTGKYQLYATRITEDGIGNLHIAFEQLKKNLAKEGLFDDAHKKSIPKYPKRIGVVTAETGAAIRDIITTIKRRYPICEILVFPTLVQGDQAAPQIIRQIRNTQRYELDTLIVGRGGGSIEDLWPFNEEPVAREIYACEIPVISAVGHEIDFTISDFVADLRAPTPTAAAELAVPELAKVKENVNHLQEKINKSINDKISINKTKLEHISQKNIFKNPESIYEIKGMTLDNLVNKLGFASKNIISQNRNKLFKIENSHILRNPEEITKKKRDACLKNINKLEVLNPLLTLKRGYSIAKSGKKIISSAKDVEVGDEIDIEFDDGIVNTKVI encoded by the coding sequence ATGGAAGAGGAATATTATACAGTATCTCAAATAAACGCCTACATTAACAGAAAGCTAAAAATGGACCGCAATTTAAAAAATATTTATATTAGAGGAGAACTCTCCAATTACAAGGATTCATTCAGCGGACATAGCTATTTTACATTAAAGGATGAAAAATCCCAGATAGACGGAGTGATGTTTAAAGGAAATAAAGACAGATTCCTGAAATTTGAACCCAAAGATGGGATGAAAGTAATCATTAAAGGTAAAATCGAAGTTTACGAAAAAACAGGAAAATATCAGTTGTATGCAACTAGAATCACAGAAGACGGAATTGGAAATTTGCATATAGCATTTGAACAGCTGAAGAAAAACCTTGCAAAGGAAGGCTTATTTGATGATGCCCATAAGAAAAGCATACCGAAATATCCTAAAAGAATCGGTGTCGTAACTGCTGAAACAGGAGCTGCAATAAGAGATATCATCACCACAATCAAGAGAAGATATCCCATTTGTGAAATTTTAGTATTTCCAACACTGGTTCAAGGAGACCAGGCGGCCCCACAAATCATCAGACAAATCAGAAATACACAACGCTATGAACTGGACACACTGATAGTCGGACGTGGAGGAGGAAGCATTGAGGATTTATGGCCGTTCAATGAAGAGCCCGTTGCACGTGAGATATATGCATGTGAAATACCGGTTATCAGTGCGGTAGGGCATGAAATCGACTTTACAATATCTGACTTTGTAGCTGACCTGCGTGCTCCAACACCAACGGCTGCTGCAGAATTGGCTGTCCCTGAACTAGCCAAAGTAAAAGAGAACGTTAATCACTTGCAAGAAAAGATAAATAAAAGCATTAATGATAAAATTTCAATAAATAAAACTAAATTGGAACATATTTCCCAGAAGAACATTTTTAAAAATCCGGAAAGCATCTACGAAATAAAAGGAATGACACTGGACAATTTAGTTAACAAATTAGGATTTGCATCAAAAAACATCATTTCTCAAAATAGAAATAAGCTGTTTAAAATAGAAAACAGCCATATCCTGAGAAATCCTGAAGAGATTACAAAAAAGAAAAGGGATGCATGCTTGAAAAATATTAACAAATTGGAAGTTTTAAATCCTCTTTTAACATTGAAAAGAGGTTATTCAATAGCAAAATCCGGTAAAAAAATCATATCTTCTGCAAAAGATGTTGAAGTCGGAGATGAAATTGACATTGAATTTGATGACGGAATAGTGAATACAAAGGTGATATAA
- a CDS encoding exodeoxyribonuclease VII small subunit — protein MEELSFEESLEKLEEIVNKLENGDVPLDEAITEFNKAMNLVKSCNEKLEAAEESIAKIVKDNGDLIEFNSTQ, from the coding sequence ATGGAAGAATTAAGTTTTGAAGAAAGTTTAGAAAAATTAGAAGAAATCGTGAATAAATTAGAAAACGGAGACGTCCCATTGGACGAAGCAATTACTGAGTTTAACAAAGCAATGAATCTCGTTAAATCCTGCAACGAAAAGCTTGAAGCTGCAGAAGAATCAATTGCAAAAATCGTAAAGGACAATGGAGATCTCATCGAATTCAATTCAACCCAATGA
- a CDS encoding adenosylcobinamide amidohydrolase produces the protein MMKFFYLKDTIFVNFNTQRNGISTSKLNGGFSNNFKSVFNHHLSQENIDYLENHDLEQYLIQQCWGLNIDSNYATGLVTLAEMQNVGIVYKTFKNLEVVAISTAGVRTNASRAGDPSSYYEENGKFGTINTIILTNVFLSHETLLEAFMTATEAKTVALTDLKVPSQYSNSYATGTGTDGLAIFSNVESDIVLTNAGKHSKFGELIGQCVIDSIKKAVKKQVWISPKSQSNVLVRLNRYKLDINDFYKKLDCDKKEFIINLQKEMKKQDNVAVTTSVLNLIDEVELDLIEKDEAYYLAKKIVKECNSYPIKKLLDYWIDYFIGLN, from the coding sequence ATGATGAAGTTTTTTTATCTAAAAGATACTATTTTTGTTAATTTCAATACCCAGCGTAATGGTATTTCAACTTCCAAGCTAAATGGAGGTTTTTCAAATAATTTTAAAAGTGTTTTCAATCATCATTTATCTCAGGAAAACATAGATTATCTTGAAAATCATGATTTGGAGCAGTATCTAATTCAGCAATGCTGGGGTCTCAATATAGATTCGAATTATGCAACAGGTTTGGTAACCCTTGCTGAAATGCAGAATGTCGGTATTGTTTATAAAACATTTAAGAATCTTGAAGTAGTGGCCATTTCAACAGCAGGTGTCAGAACCAATGCATCCCGTGCAGGAGATCCTTCATCCTATTACGAGGAAAATGGAAAATTCGGAACAATCAATACAATTATTTTAACAAATGTCTTTTTATCACATGAAACTTTATTGGAAGCGTTTATGACTGCTACTGAAGCAAAAACTGTCGCATTAACAGATTTGAAAGTTCCGTCACAATACTCTAATTCATACGCTACCGGAACAGGTACAGACGGTTTGGCAATATTTTCAAATGTTGAATCGGACATCGTGTTAACCAATGCCGGCAAACATTCAAAATTTGGGGAGTTAATAGGGCAGTGTGTAATAGATTCAATTAAAAAAGCAGTTAAAAAACAGGTCTGGATTTCTCCAAAATCACAGTCAAACGTTCTGGTCAGATTAAACAGATATAAATTGGACATTAATGATTTTTACAAAAAGTTGGACTGTGATAAAAAAGAATTTATCATCAATCTTCAAAAAGAAATGAAAAAGCAGGATAATGTGGCAGTAACAACTTCGGTTTTAAATTTAATAGATGAAGTTGAACTGGATTTAATCGAAAAAGATGAGGCATATTATTTGGCCAAAAAAATAGTAAAAGAATGTAATAGTTATCCAATTAAAAAACTATTGGATTATTGGATAGACTATTTCATTGGGTTGAATTGA
- the thsA gene encoding thermosome subunit alpha, whose product MAQGQPIFILPEGTNRSVGRDAQRNNILAGKVLAETVRTTLGPKGMDKMLVDGLGDIVVTNDGVTILKEMDIEHPAAKMLVEVAKTQEDEVGDGTTTAVIIAGELLKKSENLLDSDIHPTIIAMGYRKAAEKAQEILDEIAIDDVDSETLLKVAMTAMTGKGTEAAREPLAKLIVDAVEAVEEDGEVDIDNIKIEKKDGAVVEESNLVEGVIIDKERVHPGMPSEIKDAKIALVNAPLEVKETEMDAEITITDPAQMQAFIEQEEKMVKDMVDKVVEAGANVLFAQKGIDDLAQHYLSKAGVLAVRRVKKSDIEKLSRATGANVITNLDDLTEDDLGIAGTVEERKISGEDMIFVEECSGAKSVTLFVRGSTKHIVDEIVRAIEDAIGVVAATVEDDKVVAGGGAPEIAMAKKLKDYAESISGREQLAVNAFAEALEIVPKTLAENAGLDSIDSLVDLRAAQEDSFYMGLDVFTGEVADMKEAGVIEPKRVKKQAIQSASEAAEMILRIDDVIASTKGPEDMGMDPSMAGGMPPMM is encoded by the coding sequence ATGGCACAAGGACAACCAATTTTTATTTTACCTGAAGGTACTAACAGGTCTGTCGGTAGAGATGCACAAAGAAATAACATTTTAGCTGGAAAAGTATTAGCTGAAACTGTAAGAACTACTTTAGGTCCAAAAGGAATGGACAAAATGTTAGTTGACGGACTTGGTGATATTGTAGTAACCAATGACGGTGTTACAATCTTAAAAGAAATGGATATTGAACATCCTGCAGCAAAAATGCTCGTAGAAGTAGCAAAAACCCAAGAAGACGAAGTTGGAGACGGAACTACTACTGCAGTAATAATTGCTGGTGAATTATTAAAAAAATCAGAAAACTTACTTGACTCTGACATCCACCCAACAATCATAGCTATGGGATACAGAAAAGCAGCTGAAAAAGCACAAGAAATCTTAGACGAAATCGCAATCGATGACGTAGATTCCGAAACCTTATTAAAAGTAGCTATGACTGCAATGACTGGTAAAGGAACTGAAGCAGCACGTGAACCATTAGCAAAATTAATCGTAGACGCTGTTGAAGCAGTTGAAGAAGACGGTGAAGTTGACATCGACAATATTAAAATCGAGAAAAAAGATGGAGCTGTTGTTGAAGAATCCAACTTAGTTGAAGGTGTAATCATAGACAAAGAAAGAGTACACCCAGGCATGCCATCTGAAATCAAAGACGCAAAAATCGCATTAGTCAACGCTCCTTTAGAAGTTAAAGAAACCGAAATGGATGCAGAAATTACCATTACTGACCCTGCTCAAATGCAAGCTTTCATCGAACAAGAAGAAAAAATGGTTAAAGACATGGTAGATAAAGTAGTTGAAGCTGGTGCAAACGTATTATTCGCACAAAAAGGTATCGACGACTTAGCACAACACTACTTATCCAAAGCAGGTGTTTTAGCAGTAAGAAGAGTTAAAAAATCTGACATCGAAAAATTATCCAGAGCAACCGGTGCTAACGTCATCACAAACTTAGATGACTTAACCGAAGACGATTTAGGTATTGCTGGAACCGTAGAAGAAAGAAAAATCTCCGGCGAAGACATGATCTTTGTAGAAGAATGCAGCGGCGCAAAATCCGTAACCTTATTCGTAAGAGGATCCACCAAACACATCGTTGACGAAATCGTAAGAGCAATCGAAGACGCAATCGGTGTAGTAGCAGCTACCGTAGAAGACGACAAAGTTGTAGCTGGTGGAGGAGCTCCAGAAATCGCAATGGCTAAAAAACTCAAAGATTACGCAGAATCCATCTCTGGAAGAGAACAATTAGCTGTAAACGCATTTGCAGAAGCTTTAGAAATTGTACCAAAAACCTTAGCTGAAAACGCAGGTTTAGACAGCATTGACTCCTTAGTAGACTTAAGAGCTGCACAAGAAGACTCCTTCTACATGGGATTAGATGTATTCACTGGTGAAGTAGCAGACATGAAAGAAGCAGGTGTAATTGAACCTAAACGTGTCAAAAAACAAGCTATCCAATCTGCATCTGAAGCAGCTGAAATGATTTTAAGAATCGATGACGTAATCGCATCAACCAAAGGCCCTGAAGACATGGGTATGGACCCATCCATGGCTGGCGGAATGCCACCAATGATGTAA
- the asd gene encoding aspartate-semialdehyde dehydrogenase: protein MVNVGVLGATGMVGQRFIQLLENHPDFEVTALAASSRSAGKRYEDATTWYLDNEMPDSVKDIKVVETDPAKMDNDVDIVFSSLPTEFAAKVEKDFAKDYVVASNASAHRMKKNIPLVIPEVNPECLDMIDAQQKENDWDGFIVTNPNCSTIALALSLKPIVDNFDVNAVRVSTMQAVSGAGYNGVPSMAIVDNLVPFIGGEEEKMESESLYLLGSYDGTDVVNADFKLSASCHRVPVIDGHTEAVFIELADDFDIEDVKSKMANFKALPQKLNLFSAPENPVIVKEEDNRPQPRMDRNAGNGMAVTVGRLRKDVVFDNSFKYVLVGHNTIRGAAGASILNAELINDKIL from the coding sequence ATGGTTAATGTTGGAGTATTGGGCGCAACCGGTATGGTTGGTCAAAGATTTATTCAATTATTGGAAAATCATCCAGATTTTGAAGTTACTGCATTAGCAGCATCTTCTCGTTCCGCAGGTAAAAGATATGAGGATGCTACTACCTGGTATTTGGATAATGAAATGCCAGATTCAGTTAAAGACATTAAAGTTGTCGAAACAGATCCTGCAAAAATGGATAATGATGTGGATATTGTATTTTCATCTCTTCCAACTGAATTTGCAGCTAAAGTCGAAAAGGATTTCGCAAAAGATTATGTTGTTGCAAGTAATGCAAGTGCACACAGGATGAAAAAAAATATTCCATTAGTAATTCCAGAAGTCAACCCTGAGTGCTTAGACATGATTGATGCTCAACAGAAGGAAAATGACTGGGACGGATTCATTGTAACAAATCCAAACTGTTCTACTATTGCATTAGCTTTATCTCTAAAACCTATTGTTGATAATTTTGATGTTAATGCAGTTAGAGTTTCAACCATGCAGGCAGTATCCGGTGCAGGTTATAATGGGGTTCCATCAATGGCTATTGTCGATAATCTCGTTCCTTTCATAGGTGGCGAAGAAGAAAAAATGGAAAGCGAATCCCTCTATCTGTTAGGTTCTTACGACGGTACTGACGTAGTCAATGCAGATTTCAAATTAAGTGCATCATGTCATAGGGTACCTGTTATCGATGGTCATACTGAAGCAGTATTCATTGAGTTGGCTGATGACTTTGACATTGAGGATGTAAAAAGTAAAATGGCAAACTTCAAAGCATTGCCACAAAAACTCAATTTGTTTTCAGCTCCTGAAAATCCAGTAATTGTCAAAGAGGAAGACAACAGGCCTCAGCCAAGAATGGACAGAAATGCCGGTAACGGTATGGCTGTTACTGTTGGTAGATTAAGAAAAGATGTAGTATTTGATAATAGTTTTAAATATGTTCTTGTTGGACATAATACTATTCGTGGTGCAGCTGGAGCATCTATATTAAATGCTGAATTGATTAATGATAAAATACTCTAA
- the dapB gene encoding 4-hydroxy-tetrahydrodipicolinate reductase, with product MIKVAVTGAAGRMGSGIVRKITEQEDMEVVAAIEIPNTPLEGKDVGIQAGIGELGVKIVGSENLEEALKSSGADVLVDFTIAPAAVNAIEVATSCGVGVVVGTTGFTDEQMKANKDNIKKNNVPAVMSTNMAIGVNVFFNTLKKLAPLLYDFDIEIIEAHHNQKQDAPSGTAMTAFEVIAKELDRDPEEVGVFGRKGMVGKRTPEEIGVHAIRGGDIVGDHTVMFVGDGERIEVKHQAHTREVFIAGVIRAIRYIPEAEKGIISSMNDVLGLD from the coding sequence ATGATTAAAGTAGCAGTTACTGGAGCTGCAGGAAGAATGGGCTCTGGTATTGTAAGAAAAATAACTGAACAAGAAGATATGGAAGTAGTTGCAGCTATTGAAATACCAAACACTCCTCTTGAAGGTAAAGATGTAGGTATACAGGCTGGAATTGGCGAACTTGGTGTTAAAATTGTAGGCTCCGAAAACTTGGAAGAAGCATTAAAATCCTCCGGTGCTGACGTATTAGTTGATTTTACTATTGCTCCGGCTGCAGTTAATGCAATTGAAGTAGCTACTTCCTGTGGTGTAGGTGTTGTTGTCGGAACAACAGGTTTCACTGATGAACAGATGAAAGCAAACAAGGACAACATTAAAAAGAATAATGTTCCTGCAGTAATGTCTACAAATATGGCTATTGGAGTTAATGTATTTTTCAATACTTTAAAGAAATTGGCTCCTCTTTTATATGATTTTGATATAGAAATTATTGAAGCACACCACAATCAAAAACAGGACGCTCCATCCGGAACTGCTATGACTGCATTTGAAGTTATAGCTAAAGAATTGGATCGTGACCCTGAAGAAGTGGGTGTTTTCGGAAGAAAAGGTATGGTCGGCAAAAGAACTCCTGAAGAAATTGGTGTTCATGCAATCCGTGGTGGTGACATTGTAGGAGACCACACAGTAATGTTTGTCGGTGACGGTGAAAGAATAGAAGTTAAACATCAGGCTCATACAAGAGAAGTATTCATAGCTGGTGTAATCAGAGCTATCAGATACATTCCTGAAGCTGAAAAAGGAATTATCAGCAGTATGAATGATGTTTTAGGTTTAGATTAG
- the dapA gene encoding 4-hydroxy-tetrahydrodipicolinate synthase: MRFEGTYVAMVTPFDDDKQIDEEGFRSNINYLIDQGVDGLVGAGTTGESATLNHEEHQRIIDILVDEVDGRVTAIAGTGSNATSEALSLTKFAADAGADGALLITPYYNKPQQHALVDHYGTIAAKCDIPLIAYNVPSRTGSDIAVETAVELAKIDGIEAIKEASGSVDKVSDLYRALTHEGLEDDFNILSGEDSLTLPLMSVGVTGVISASANIDAKRMSLMVNSVLNDDFTRAMELHYEMVELIRALFIESNPVPVKTAMNLMGLPAGPFRQPLCEMKEDNLEILKKALKDSNLI, translated from the coding sequence ATGAGATTTGAAGGAACATATGTTGCAATGGTAACTCCTTTCGATGATGATAAACAGATTGATGAAGAAGGTTTTAGGTCAAATATTAATTATTTAATCGACCAAGGTGTTGACGGTTTGGTTGGTGCTGGAACCACTGGTGAATCAGCAACCCTCAACCATGAAGAACATCAAAGGATAATTGATATTTTAGTTGATGAAGTTGATGGAAGAGTTACAGCAATTGCTGGAACTGGAAGTAATGCAACTTCAGAGGCATTGTCCCTTACAAAATTCGCTGCTGATGCGGGTGCAGACGGTGCTTTACTGATTACTCCATATTACAACAAACCTCAACAGCATGCACTTGTAGACCATTACGGAACTATTGCAGCTAAATGTGATATTCCTTTAATTGCATATAATGTACCGTCACGTACAGGCAGTGACATTGCAGTTGAAACTGCAGTGGAATTGGCAAAAATCGACGGTATTGAAGCGATAAAAGAAGCTAGTGGTAGTGTTGATAAAGTTTCAGATTTATACAGAGCACTTACTCATGAAGGCCTTGAAGATGATTTCAATATACTTTCCGGTGAAGATTCACTTACTTTACCTCTTATGTCAGTAGGTGTTACTGGTGTTATCAGCGCATCAGCAAATATTGATGCAAAAAGAATGTCATTAATGGTTAACAGTGTCTTAAATGATGATTTTACAAGAGCTATGGAACTTCACTATGAAATGGTGGAATTGATAAGAGCTCTTTTCATTGAAAGCAATCCTGTTCCTGTTAAAACTGCAATGAATTTAATGGGACTTCCTGCAGGACCATTCAGACAACCGTTATGCGAAATGAAAGAAGACAATTTGGAAATTCTTAAAAAAGCATTAAAAGATTCTAATTTAATTTAA
- a CDS encoding aspartate kinase — MDLIVAKFGGTSVGNGSRIKKAAQSVVNEYMKGNSVVVVVSAVNKTTDDLIGLSNEAIGEGLTDKQKAEIMAMGELTSARVFSATIESLGVKSEFIDPYNELWPIMTDSNSLEAKIDFSTTNKKIVGIENLINQGIIPVICGFLGKGPSGEITTLGRGGSDISAFLIGHCLNANEVVIVTDVDGVMSTDPNKIEEAELLEEISVEEMRDLATHGAQVLHPHALKYKDPLISAKIINFDNGDLNAKGTRITGPFEGDILKSVTMYPEPISLIVLVGEAMLRKVGLLADITTCLAQKSINIFGISAGQNSITIFISKKDSELAYHVLHNLVVDGDVLSSLSLGRDTAMITLVSPDIIETPGIISGITEPLRKNNINIVEITSSQTAVVLFVDWKDGEKAHKLVNEVLE; from the coding sequence ATGGATTTGATAGTAGCAAAATTTGGTGGAACCTCGGTAGGTAATGGTTCCAGAATTAAAAAAGCGGCGCAGTCCGTAGTGAATGAATATATGAAAGGTAATTCAGTTGTAGTTGTAGTTTCTGCAGTAAACAAGACTACTGATGACTTGATTGGTTTATCCAATGAAGCAATTGGTGAAGGTTTAACTGATAAGCAAAAGGCAGAAATTATGGCAATGGGTGAATTAACCAGTGCTAGGGTATTTTCAGCAACTATTGAATCTTTAGGTGTAAAGTCAGAATTCATTGATCCATATAATGAATTATGGCCAATTATGACCGATTCAAATTCTCTTGAAGCTAAAATAGATTTCAGCACTACAAACAAAAAGATTGTAGGTATTGAAAATCTTATTAATCAAGGTATTATTCCTGTAATCTGCGGATTTTTAGGAAAAGGACCTAGCGGAGAAATCACCACTCTTGGAAGAGGTGGAAGTGATATTTCAGCATTTTTAATTGGGCATTGTTTAAATGCTAATGAAGTTGTTATTGTTACTGATGTAGATGGAGTAATGTCTACTGACCCAAACAAAATTGAAGAAGCCGAATTATTAGAAGAAATAAGTGTTGAAGAAATGAGAGATTTGGCTACTCACGGTGCACAGGTATTGCACCCACATGCATTAAAATATAAAGATCCATTAATAAGTGCTAAAATAATTAACTTTGATAACGGCGATTTGAATGCAAAAGGTACACGCATTACCGGACCTTTTGAAGGAGATATATTAAAATCAGTTACAATGTATCCTGAACCGATTTCACTTATAGTTCTTGTAGGTGAAGCGATGCTTAGAAAAGTGGGACTTTTAGCAGATATCACTACTTGTCTTGCACAAAAGAGCATTAACATTTTCGGAATTTCAGCTGGTCAGAATTCAATCACTATATTCATAAGCAAAAAAGATTCAGAACTTGCGTACCATGTTTTACATAATCTGGTTGTTGACGGTGATGTTTTAAGTTCCCTTTCTTTAGGAAGAGACACTGCTATGATTACTTTAGTCAGTCCGGACATTATTGAAACTCCAGGTATTATTTCAGGAATTACAGAACCGCTCAGGAAAAATAATATTAATATTGTTGAAATTACATCATCTCAAACAGCAGTCGTATTGTTTGTTGATTGGAAAGATGGTGAAAAAGCTCATAAATTAGTTAACGAGGTTTTAGAATGA
- a CDS encoding 30S ribosomal protein S17e, whose product MGNIRTSFVKRLAKELIETHKGVFTTDFEENKKLVQEYSTVSTKHLRNKIAGYVTRLVRLEQTQD is encoded by the coding sequence ATGGGCAATATTAGAACTTCATTTGTTAAACGTTTAGCAAAAGAACTTATTGAAACTCACAAAGGAGTTTTCACCACTGATTTTGAAGAAAATAAAAAATTAGTACAAGAATACTCTACTGTAAGTACTAAACATTTAAGAAATAAAATTGCAGGATATGTTACAAGGCTTGTAAGGTTAGAACAAACCCAAGACTAA
- a CDS encoding chorismate mutase, with the protein MKSENEIKSFNNKQEAEDLLKKSRNRIDEIDNELFSLISQRTSLAKDIALSKKYLGMPIYDKSREDAIHEKIDGLCEEFDLDTEIIDQIIDMLTILNKNEQNKILKEEC; encoded by the coding sequence TTGAAAAGTGAAAACGAAATAAAATCTTTCAATAACAAGCAAGAAGCTGAGGACCTTCTCAAAAAATCAAGAAATCGTATTGATGAAATTGATAATGAATTATTTAGTTTAATTTCTCAAAGAACATCTCTTGCAAAAGATATTGCTCTTTCCAAAAAATATCTGGGAATGCCTATATATGATAAAAGTAGGGAAGATGCAATACATGAAAAAATTGATGGACTTTGCGAAGAATTCGATTTAGATACTGAAATAATCGATCAAATAATAGACATGCTAACTATTTTAAATAAAAATGAGCAGAATAAAATTTTAAAGGAGGAATGTTAA
- a CDS encoding shikimate kinase produces MKKTVRSPGSATIINAIATGFGSAFGIGLDIICDAKSTSESITCSNDVGADDKLMKLCVEKVFNHYDINDSDFGIDLKTKSSLPMASGLSSSSASSNAIVKAVSSIVSEEFNLKSLNDMEIINMAIDASLDAGVTITGSFDDATASYFGGVVVTDNRKREFILKEKMEEHPILVYMPNFYSKSGDSNPDRMKLLSSLVETAFEFAKQKNYFKALNLNGLIYSATLGFDSKIAVDALEAGALASGLSGTGSSFVAIVSDDSIDEVKETWSKYEGRVLETCVDNRGCQLL; encoded by the coding sequence ATGAAAAAAACAGTTAGATCTCCAGGTTCAGCAACAATCATAAACGCTATTGCAACAGGATTCGGTTCAGCTTTTGGAATAGGGTTGGATATAATATGTGATGCAAAATCCACCTCCGAGTCAATTACATGTTCCAATGATGTTGGTGCTGATGACAAATTAATGAAACTGTGTGTGGAAAAGGTTTTTAACCATTATGACATTAATGATAGTGATTTTGGAATTGATTTAAAAACAAAATCAAGTTTACCAATGGCTTCTGGTCTGTCCAGTAGCAGCGCATCATCAAATGCAATCGTCAAAGCAGTATCGTCCATTGTAAGCGAAGAGTTTAACCTAAAATCTTTAAATGATATGGAAATAATCAATATGGCTATTGACGCATCTCTGGATGCTGGTGTAACAATAACAGGATCTTTTGACGATGCAACAGCTTCATACTTTGGAGGCGTTGTCGTAACTGATAATAGAAAAAGGGAATTCATCTTAAAGGAAAAAATGGAGGAACATCCTATTCTGGTATATATGCCTAATTTTTATTCAAAATCAGGGGATTCCAATCCTGACAGAATGAAACTGCTCTCTTCTCTGGTTGAAACAGCATTTGAATTTGCAAAACAGAAAAATTACTTTAAAGCTTTAAATCTGAACGGCTTAATTTATTCAGCAACATTGGGATTCGATTCCAAAATAGCTGTTGATGCACTGGAAGCGGGTGCATTGGCTTCAGGTTTATCCGGAACAGGTTCATCTTTTGTAGCTATTGTCAGTGATGATTCAATTGATGAGGTTAAGGAAACCTGGAGTAAATATGAAGGCAGGGTTTTAGAGACCTGTGTTGATAACAGGGGTTGTCAGTTATTATAG
- a CDS encoding glycosyltransferase family 4 protein, with the protein MKIAMVGQFPPHVGGVGVHIHTLSKELVKQGHEVYVITYPHKDIQDIDGIHVIGTKGLNIPGVRGLMFKKNAKKALENLLDKEEIDIIHGHYLFPAGAAAVEVGNARGIKTYVTAHGSDMFEVYKKQPLMRSTIKNVLKRADCVLAVSNALRHEIIATGVNGISQKTRLSWNSVDVNKFSLDENTSFKKELNLTDKPIVLFVGNIIKRKNVESLIEAKKIANSDYYLVIVGNGPLYKKLKKKVDEENIRDVIFTGSRDDVENIIPSCDVLVLPSFSESFGLVLIEALACGKPVIGSNVGGITEIITEDVGLLVDPNKISSIAGAIDKVINDEEFRLTLASNARDRSMKFSEVDIPYDEVK; encoded by the coding sequence ATGAAAATAGCTATGGTTGGTCAGTTTCCGCCTCATGTTGGTGGGGTTGGTGTTCATATACATACATTATCTAAAGAACTTGTCAAGCAGGGTCATGAAGTTTATGTAATTACTTATCCTCATAAGGATATTCAGGACATCGATGGTATTCATGTAATTGGAACTAAAGGTCTTAATATTCCGGGCGTCAGAGGTTTGATGTTTAAAAAGAACGCTAAAAAAGCATTGGAAAATCTTCTGGATAAAGAGGAGATTGATATTATCCATGGCCATTATCTGTTTCCTGCAGGAGCCGCAGCTGTTGAAGTTGGAAATGCCCGTGGCATAAAGACATACGTTACTGCACACGGCTCTGACATGTTTGAAGTTTATAAAAAACAGCCGTTAATGCGTTCCACAATTAAAAATGTTCTAAAAAGGGCAGATTGTGTTCTTGCTGTAAGTAATGCCTTAAGGCATGAAATAATAGCTACCGGGGTAAATGGAATATCTCAAAAAACTAGACTGTCCTGGAATTCTGTTGATGTAAATAAATTTTCATTGGATGAAAACACTTCTTTTAAGAAAGAATTAAACCTGACTGACAAACCAATCGTTTTATTTGTAGGAAACATCATTAAAAGGAAAAATGTGGAATCATTGATTGAAGCTAAAAAGATTGCAAACAGCGATTACTATCTGGTTATAGTGGGAAATGGACCATTATACAAAAAGCTTAAAAAGAAGGTTGATGAAGAAAATATCCGGGATGTAATCTTTACAGGCTCAAGGGATGATGTGGAAAATATCATTCCTAGTTGTGATGTTCTTGTTTTACCGTCCTTTTCAGAAAGTTTCGGTCTGGTATTGATTGAAGCATTGGCATGTGGAAAACCTGTAATTGGAAGTAATGTCGGAGGAATCACCGAAATAATAACTGAAGATGTGGGTTTGCTTGTAGATCCGAACAAGATATCATCCATTGCAGGTGCAATTGATAAGGTTATCAATGATGAGGAATTCAGACTGACTCTGGCATCAAATGCAAGGGACCGTTCAATGAAATTCTCAGAAGTGGACATTCCATACGATGAGGTTAAATAA